The following are from one region of the Corylus avellana chromosome ca1, CavTom2PMs-1.0 genome:
- the LOC132176356 gene encoding uncharacterized protein LOC132176356, translating to MPDVQVLVNDFLNNLKKRKIEGSQATARQTAELLRSVISQQRVSYTNQAGALMDAVRAVGELLIAANPVELAVGNIVRRVLHIIREEDLSLTTAAIAGLGVSAISDDDDDAEHNDHPVLSAASLAAAARSTLRPPSLQTLLEDVPDSAAVPHTSSSGGDSDGKSRSADKSSRTRKLKHDVIEAVNELIQDITTCHEQIAEQAVEHIHQNEVILTLGSSRTVLEFLCAAKEKKRSFRVFVAEGAPRYQGHLLAKELVTRGLQTTLITDSAVFAMISRVNMVIVGAHAVMANGGVIAPVGLNMVALAAQRHAVPFVVLAGTHKLCPLYPHNPEVLLNELRSPSELLDFGEFSDCMDFGNGTSSPLLHVVNPTFDYVPPKLVNLFITDTGGHNPSYMYRLIADYYSADDLVVQRRPTGS from the exons ATGCCGGACGTGCAGGTCCTTGTGAATGATTTCCTTAACAACCTTAAAAAACG TAAAATTGAGGGCTCGCAGGCCACAGCAAGGCAGACGGCCGAATTGCTTCGGTCGGTGATTTCACAGCAGCGAGTGTCGTACACAAACCAGGCTGGAGCTTTGATGGATGCTGTAAGGGCAGTTGGGGAGCTGCTGATTGCTGCAAATCCTGTGG AGCTTGCTGTCGGTAATATTGTGAGGCGTGTTTTGCACATTATTAGGGAGGAGGATCTATCTCTCACAACGGCTGCTATTGCTGGTTTGGGCGTATCCGCTAttagtgatgatgatgatgatgctgagCACAATGATCATCCAGTTCTATCAGCTGCTTCTCTTGCTGCTGCTGCAAGAAGCACTTTGCGTCCACCTTCCTTGCAGACCCTTCTTGAGGATGTGCCTGACTCAGCAGCTGTTCCTCACACTTCTTCCTCTGGGGGTGATTCTGATGGAAAAAGCAGAT CTGCTGATAAAAGTTCAAGAACTCGGAAGCTGAAGCACGATGTCATTGAAGCGGTAAATGAACTCATTCAAGATATTACCACTTGCCATGAACAGATTGCCGAGCAAGCAGTAGAGCACATTCatcaaaa TGAGGTCATATTAACTTTAGGAAGTTCAAGAACAGTATTAGAATTTCTTTGTGcagcaaaagagaaaaagagatcaTTTAGGGTGTTTGTTGCTGAGGGTGCTCCAAG GTATCAGGGACATCTTCTTGCAAAGGAATTGGTCACAAGAGGTTTACAAACCACACTGATTACTGATTCTGCAGTTTTTGCCATGATTTCCCGGGTGAACATG GTTATAGTTGGAGCACATGCTGTCATGGCCAATGGTGGGGTCATAGCACCTGTTGGGTTGAATATGGTTGCACTTGCAGCTCAGAGGCATGCAGTCCCTTTTGTTGTACTTGCTGGCACTCACAAG CTGTGTCCTCTGTATCCACACAATCCTGAGGTCTTACTGAATGAGCTGAGATCCCCATCTGAGCTGCTGGATTTTGGAGAATTTTCAGATTGCATGGATTTTGGAAATGGCACTTCTTCCCCGCTTCTTCATGTGGTCAATCCAACATTTGATTATGTGCCACCAAAACTCGTTAATCTTTTCATTACTGACAC AGGAGGGCACAATCCATCATATATGTATCGGCTCATCGCAGATTATTACTCTGCTGATGATTTGGTGGTCCAACGAAGACCTACAGGGAGTTGA